The genomic window ACGAAGCTTGCGAAGACTACCCTCTCATTGTTTAAGAATCGACTGAAAAAGGAGTGTAGCTGCTTTACACTCCTCAATGTTGGTTAAAGTCAACTTCATTAATTGACCAATAGCAGACTGTTATTTCAGTAGCTACCAAACTGCTTAGCAATAGACTGTGATGTCAAATAATCAGTCTTCAGGGCAGATCTTATATTCTGTTCAGAACAATCGGTTACTTCTCGGAGATCAACCCATTTGATGGCATCCTGTGATCGATCGCCAGCCTCCTTTGCTGAACTTGAATGGAAGAAGTTGGAGCATGGACTGGGCTGTAAATCTTGCTTCTTGGTAGAAACAACTGCATCTTGATTTGCCGCCAGTTGAGCAGAAAACTTTTGCTGCTGCTGTTGAATGAACGTTTTATCAATTAAACCCAACTCGTGTGCCAACAGATGATCAACTTCATCCAGTAAAAAGCTGAGAAACGAGTCAGTTTCTGCTTGTAGCAAAATTAGATCCATCAAATCAGCTTCTGCCTCACTGAGGGTACACTTGACGGCTAAAGCACAGTATTTGCAAAGCAGATCTTTATACTCTGTCAGTTCTTGCATAAAGGGTCTGCGGTTCATTGGTAATTCTTCCTTGTTCGTTCCCATAATCCTGTGAATTAAGTCTTGTACGAATCGAATAGTTAACAGAAGTTAACATGCATAAATTCCCAAACCTTCGTTAGCCAAAACTTCGTTTTCTAGCACGTTGAGGAGCATTTGCAGAAAAACGAAGATCTTTGAGTAAGACAGGGAAGAGAAATCGCAGATTCGACATGATTTAAGTTTTTTGACTAACTACGATATGTAGTGTTCTACTCAACCCCATCGTGACATCCCTATTATAAAGATTTAATGAAGAAGCCCTAACTTGCGATCGTCTTATCAGTACAGGAGGGATAGAGGTCAAGGATAAATTTTTCTAATGTTGTCACATCACCCTGATTCTCGACACTACAAGATAAATAGCCTTTGTCCTACCCTATGCCTGCTACTCCTCATCCACAAGACGTTTTAGACATAGCAGTTCAAGACATCCTCGATCACGATAGCCCCTACTCATACTCAACCTATACCGCGATTCAAAGATATCTGAGGCAATTTAACCTCTTCTCTCGGATTGAACCCTACGAAGTTCTTACAGAGGCTTATCTTCGGGGTAAGAGAGCGCAGTTTTGCGGCTTGGAGATTCAGAATCCTCATGCCTGGCTGAAACGGACAGCCTACAACGTTGTGCGGGAACATAGTCGTCAGCTCTCGGCGCAGCAACTTGCTGAATCAGAATCTCTCGATTTCTATATGAGTAAGATGATTTATGAAAAGTGGGTAGTAGAGGAGGTTCTTTCCGATCGGCTCAATTTACTTATGCAAGCACTGGAGCAGTTACGCCAAATTGATCCTGAGGGTGCAGAAATCATCGATCTGAGAATCTTGCAAGAGCTATCCTGGAGCGAGGTTCGCCATTATCTTCTCCAACAAGGTAAAGAAGTTCCAGATGTTGATACGCTTCGGCAGCGTGGCTCTCGCCTAAAAAAGCAGCTACGGCGCATCTATCATGAAGCAGACGAACCTGGAGTCACGATCTGAGAATTGCTTTGTAAAAGCCTTTTTGCTACTGCATTCGATCGATTGTGCGATATTGAATTGCCTCAGCAACATGATGAGTTTGTAAAGCGTCTTCTCCCGCTAAATCTGCGATCGTGCGGCTCACTTTTAGGATTCGGTCAGTGGCTCTGGCTGATAGCCCCAACTTCCGAATTGCGTTTTCTAAAAGAGTCCGAGTGGCATCATCTAATCGGCACCACTGGCGTAGATGGCGGCTCTGCATTTCTGCGTTCGATCGTAATGCTTCTTGCCGAAACCGATGCAGCGTTCGCTGGCGAGCTGCCTCAACCCGCTGTCTGATCGTTCCTGAGTCTTCTCCGATCGCTTGCTGCGTGATTTCTTCTGGTTTTAAACGGCTGACAACAACCTGTAAATCAATTCGATCCATGAGCGGACCCGATAGCTTTGCCCAATACTGCTCTCGATGCCTGGGAGTACAAGTACAAGGCTGCACTGAATCGCCAAAGTACCCGCAGGGGCAAGGATTGGTACTGGCAACCAGCGTGAATTTTGCCGGAAAGGAAACCGACTGACGCGTTCGAGAAATTGTGACCTGCCCATCTTCAAGCGGCTGCCGCAAAAACTCTAAAACATCTCGCTTAAACTCCGTCAACTCGTCCAAAAAAAGAATGCCTCTGTGTGCTAACGAAATTTCACCGGGACGAGGAAAGCTGCCGCCGCCAACCAGTGATGGACCTGAAGCTGAATGGTGTGGACTGCGAAAAGGACGATCGCCCATCAAAGAGCCACGATTTTTCAGCATTCCAGCAACAGAATGAATCTGGGTAACTTCTAAAGCTTCTTCAAACGTGAGCGCAGGCAAAATTCCAGGTAGTCGCCTTGCTAACATCGTCTTTCCACTTCCTGGCGGACCTACGAAAATCAGATTATGCCCGCCTGCTGCCGCAATCTCTAATGCTCGTCGAGCGTGGGACTGTCCCTTAACATCTTTCAAATCTAAGCCTTGAAAGCGCGATCGAGCGAGTTCTTCTGACCCATTGACCTGAAATGGTTGATATTGCTCCGGTTGATTGAGAAAGTCAGCGACTTCCGAGACATGCTGGAATCCGTAAACTGCCAGTCCTTCGACAACAGCCGCCTCTCGCGCATTATCTGCCGGAACAACAAGTCCTTGAATACCCAACTGCTGGGCTGCTGCTGCAATTGCCAAAACGCCAACGACGGGTCGAAGCGCCCCATCAAGTGAAACTTCACCCAGGAATAGGTAGTTTTCTAGAAGCTTGGGCTGAACCTGCTCTGAGGCTGCCAAAATCCCCATACTAATTGGCAGATCAAAACTCGGACCTTCTTTTCGCAAATCTGCTGGAGTGAGATTGATTACAATTTTTCGCATTGGGAAAGCGTAGCCTGCGTTCTTCAAAGCAGCTTTCACCCGCTCCCGCGATTCTTGAACCGCAGCGTCAGGCAACCCAACCACTACAATTCCGGGCAAACCACCTGTAATATCAACCTCAACCCCAACTTTCACTGCGTCAATTCCAACGAGTGATGCACTCCAAACTCTGGCCAGCATGATCCTCTTCCAATGTCACTGATTCAATCAGATTTCTCATTGGTAGAGTGCCCGGAATTTTGTGATGAGCATCAGAAAAGAGAGCTTTGAAAGCAGTAGAGAAAAATTGCCACAAAAAAGCTCCCGAACCTTGTAGTTAGAGAGCTTTAAGCACTCATCGAACATTAGACGATATAAGAAGCGATATTTCATTGCAAAATGCAATATACTGCACCGCTCTAACCCCTTAGAATGACAGCAAATTGCTGTTCCAGAAATTTAATTTTGTAAAGTGCTATGAGTGAAACGGCAGACACAATTTTTGGCAAGATTATTCGACGCGAAATTCCAGCAGATATTGTTTATGAGGATAATCTCTGCCTTGCTTTTAAGGATGTCAATCCACAAGCTCCTGTTCATGTTCTAGTTATTCCAAAACAGCCGATCGCTAAGCTGTCTGATGCTGAGTCCCAAGATCATGCCCTCATGGGTCATTTGTTACTGACTGTAAAGCGCGTCGCTGATCAACTTGGACTCGCAAATGGCTATCGAGTTGTGATTAACACGGGCGAAGACGGCGGACAGACAGTCTACCACCTACATCTGCATCTGCTAGGCGGTCGCGCTATGGGTTGGCCTCCCGGATGAGTTTGGGCGATCGGTTTTGGCAAAAATGAACAACCTGTAGTATTTCCTTTACAAAGCTCAACATTTCCCTTAATATTGTTAACGAGAGCGAAACAAACGCTCCCATTCATAAATCGCTAGTTCTTTAGCACTCATCAAAATCATGACAACGACCCTACAACGGCGCGAAAGCGCAAACCTGTGGGCGCAGTTC from Trichocoleus sp. includes these protein-coding regions:
- a CDS encoding histidine triad nucleotide-binding protein; this encodes MSETADTIFGKIIRREIPADIVYEDNLCLAFKDVNPQAPVHVLVIPKQPIAKLSDAESQDHALMGHLLLTVKRVADQLGLANGYRVVINTGEDGGQTVYHLHLHLLGGRAMGWPPG
- a CDS encoding YifB family Mg chelatase-like AAA ATPase, producing the protein MLARVWSASLVGIDAVKVGVEVDITGGLPGIVVVGLPDAAVQESRERVKAALKNAGYAFPMRKIVINLTPADLRKEGPSFDLPISMGILAASEQVQPKLLENYLFLGEVSLDGALRPVVGVLAIAAAAQQLGIQGLVVPADNAREAAVVEGLAVYGFQHVSEVADFLNQPEQYQPFQVNGSEELARSRFQGLDLKDVKGQSHARRALEIAAAGGHNLIFVGPPGSGKTMLARRLPGILPALTFEEALEVTQIHSVAGMLKNRGSLMGDRPFRSPHHSASGPSLVGGGSFPRPGEISLAHRGILFLDELTEFKRDVLEFLRQPLEDGQVTISRTRQSVSFPAKFTLVASTNPCPCGYFGDSVQPCTCTPRHREQYWAKLSGPLMDRIDLQVVVSRLKPEEITQQAIGEDSGTIRQRVEAARQRTLHRFRQEALRSNAEMQSRHLRQWCRLDDATRTLLENAIRKLGLSARATDRILKVSRTIADLAGEDALQTHHVAEAIQYRTIDRMQ